The genomic interval AATACAGCAAAACTTCTGATGGCACCTAATGAAAGAAGTTGACTTTTAATTTGCTTGCACAGACTGGAAACATGTTAGAAAGTACACTTGTGGCAGAGAAGAAGCACAGGTATTACCTCAGTTTTAAGTGCTCTTCTCAGTATGTGGAGTAATAAGTAATGTGACTCTTGGTATGTGAGAAATCTTTATGGAAATCAGATAACAGGTCTGATAATCCAAAGactttttgcttctctgttctGTGAAGAAACTTTCATTATTTGAGTCTTAACTGTCAAGGTCTTCATTGGTGCTAACATTTCCTGTTTTATCTCTAGTACAAAAGTTATGATAAAGCAagagtggaaaaacaaaacgGTTGTTACAGCGTTCATCCTCCTGGGATTTGGGAATGCCCCTGAACTGgattctcttctcttcctgatGTTTCTGTCAATCTACATTGTAACCATAACTGGAAACACCTTCATCATTGTGCTGATGGTGGCTAATCCGCACCTTCACACCCCAATGTACTTCTTCCTGGGCAACCTGGCCTGCTTGGAAATCTGCTACAGCTCAAATATCTTGCCAAAAATGTTGCTTAGTTATCTGGGTGGAGACAGAAGTATTTCAGTCAACAGATGTTTTACACAATACTATTTCTTTGGTTGCCTGGCAGCTGCAGAGTGCTATCTCCTCGCAGTGATGTCCTATGATCGGTACCTAGCAGTCTGCAAACCTCTGCACTACCCATCCCGTATGAACGGCAAGCTCTGTCTCCAGCTGGGTGCTGCATCTTGGATAAGTGGCTTTCTGTCTAATTCTATACTAACATTCCTGATCTCAGATTTAGATTTCTGTGGGCCTAATGAAattgaacattttttctgtgactCATTCCCAATAATAAAACTCTCCTGTAGTGACACTCATGTGGTGGGACTTGTCACTTCTGTTGTGGCAGGTGTGTGCTCACTGCCTCCATTTCTGTTGACCTTCTCATCCTATCTCTACATTATTATCACGGTCATGAGAATTCCTTCTGccagtgggaggaaaaaggccTTTTCCACTTGCTCCTCACATCTTATTGTGGTGATTCTTTTTTACTGGTCAATATTAACTGTTTATGTACTTCCTCATCATGATACCCAAATATCTCCAAACAAagtcttctctgttttttataCTATTCTCACTCCCTTGGTCAATCCTCTCATCTACAGTCTGAGAAACAAAGAAGTAAAGGAAGCTCTGCGAAAACAGACAAGTAAATTGCTGGCTTTCAGAGGGCTGCTTTCTGctaaaaaagggggggggggggtaataATCCTCAATGAGTTACAGGTTCGGACACAATTATATGGCATGTGAATACAGTTAATTTGAATAAAGCTTGGAAATACATAgctgtaaatattaaaaataaataagcagagaaacaaaagaggTAAATAATCTTGCTATCAGTTGGGGGTTGGTatagagaaagaacaagaataTGTAGTGAACATTGTAaagtaagcaaaataaatccatGAATGTCATTGTATACATATTATGCCACGTGATACCTTCTTGCCtgcccctttgctttctttttcctcactaCAGCTGAAATTCAGGTCAGAATAAGTTGAAACTCAGTTTATAGTGGACAGACCATTTCTTTATTAATGTTATGTTCTGGATTGCTCTTAGTTTTTACACCTATGGTGTAGATGTCTACATCCAAGATAGTTATCTGGACTCCATTGGTTGCAAATGAAGAGTGTGAGAAACATTGCTTGAATGTGGTTCATCTGGTCTATTTCAGACATCTGGTTTTGGTAATTGTTTTGATCCCATTTATCTTGATAGCAGCCTCTTACATTCAGATAATCCATACCATCCTCCAAATGCCATCTGCCGAAGGAAGACGCAAAGCTTTTTTCACCTGCATTGCTCACCTGGTGGTGGTGACACTGTTCTACTGCACAACTGGCTTGATACATTTAAAGCCAAAGTCCAGTCTCTtgccaaacagcagcaaaatggtGGCTTTTTCTTACATAGTAGTAACTCCTATGCTGAACCCAATCATATACAGCTTACGAAACAAAGTAAAGCATGCTCTGAGAAAGATATTTGGGAGAAGACAATTCTTCAGCAAGGTCCCTCTGTCTAGATAGTCTCACTGATTTTCCAAAAATTGTTCACACTTGAAaggttaaaaattaaagaattaatGCATTCCTCAGTCTGTAAAGGGTGTGGACATTTTAGCTTTTGTTGGAAAATACTGAGAAATGTACATAATCTGTATAATGAATAAACGAATACATTTAATGTCACTGTCCAAAATATTACAGACTACAGAAATAAGCCATAAAATCTGTACATTAACTACAAAATGTTTAagcctttttcccttcttctacATAATGGTTAGCTTTCAAGCCTGtctaaaataaatcattgtCATAAGAACACATGACTCCAGCATAAATAAACCTAATTTGTAGCAAAATGCCagcaaagtcagaaaaaaaattgtgcataTTTTCAGGACAAATACACAAACTGATTGCTGGCATATTGGTATAGTTCATCCCATGGTAATCAGTTCCTCCCACCAGAAAGTAAAGAGTAAGGAGAGAGATTCAGTTGACTGGATATGGGAATGGGATTCAGTTCAAGATTATGACACCCTACTGTAGGTATCTATACATGTCAGCACCTACATGCCCATCAAAGTCAATGACAATCTAGTCAATACAATCAGCAGCATTTAAGGAGCGAACAACTGAGAGGAGCTTGCTTTGGCTGCTTGAACACAGGTAACTAGCGCTGCTGGAAATGTCCTACATCATCTTATTTTGGTTCCAGTGCAAAAAGGTTTGAGTTTCCGTAAGCCTGTGTTATATCTGCCAGCCCAAATGTAACAGATAACCCTGGGGACTCCAGGCAGCCAAAGACGTTTCAAGTCACACCTATATTGCAGCTTAGTCAAGGGATGTGCACAGTGGTGTACCCAAAAGACCTCCAGCTGCCACACCACAAGAGTGTCGGGAAACTGAATCCagggttgtcctggtttcggctgggatagagttaattttcttcctagtagccgGTATaatgctatgttttgggttcagtatgagaagaatgttgataatacgctgacgttttcagttgttgctaagtggtgtttagactgagtaagtcaaggatttttcagcttctcatgcccagccagcaagaaagctggaggggcacaagaacaTCTCGAGCTGTGTGTCGGTGGTTAGGGATCCCACTGCATGATGTCACGGAATcgcagaatggttgaggttggaagggacctctggaacTCATCTCGTCCAaaccctctgctcaagcagggccacctaaaGCCAGTTGTCCAGGATCATGTGCAGATGGCTTTCAAATATCTCCAAGGTGATCGACAGGCTGTCCGAAGTGAGTGTTGCTATTTGCAACTCTTTGCGAGCCAGTACCAGGAAGAATTACTCAAGGACAGCTCAAAACTGTATCTTAGAGGTATAACTCCAGACCTATTCGTGCAGTATGGGAACATGggtatgaaagaaaacagtatttcaggaTGCAGCAGTGGAGTGATAAAACATGAGGCACCTCCAGGAAGACTTGCCTTAAAAAGGGCTCCTTGAGAAGGAGGATTTCCCTGGGCAATCAGGCTGTGCCATGGGAAAAACCCACCCACTACCAGTGGGAAGGCACTGCAGTGGAGTGCAGGACTGCTGGTCGGTGGACACTTGGGCTGGAAATGTGAGTACATACCCGTTTTCTGCATCATTGTCTCTGTGTTGCCTGGGCTCTTTCTAATGAGCCTGGCTTCAACAAtgtgaggaaaagg from Aquila chrysaetos chrysaetos chromosome 5, bAquChr1.4, whole genome shotgun sequence carries:
- the LOC115341282 gene encoding olfactory receptor 476-like; this encodes MIKQEWKNKTVVTAFILLGFGNAPELDSLLFLMFLSIYIVTITGNTFIIVLMVANPHLHTPMYFFLGNLACLEICYSSNILPKMLLSYLGGDRSISVNRCFTQYYFFGCLAAAECYLLAVMSYDRYLAVCKPLHYPSRMNGKLCLQLGAASWISGFLSNSILTFLISDLDFCGPNEIEHFFCDSFPIIKLSCSDTHVVGLVTSVVAGVCSLPPFLLTFSSYLYIIITVMRIPSASGRKKAFSTCSSHLIVVILFYWSILTVYVLPHHDTQISPNKVFSVFYTILTPLVNPLIYSLRNKEVKEALRKQTSKLLAFRGLLSAKKGGGGVIILNELQVRTQLYGM